Within the Dialister hominis genome, the region CCTGCCCCTGCAGAATGTACTGCCCTGCGATGCCGCTGGAACCCCAGAGAATGGAACCTGCGGCGACGAGCAGCACGCCGTGACTGGATAAATTTGCCATGATCTCCCTCCTTTCGTTTTGTCTTATCATTGTAGCACGGAAACAATTTTTGAAAAACCCGCAAAGGGATGAAAAATTTCCTTTCCAAAAAAGTGTCACGAAATACGGCCCCCGCGCATTTGCGGAATCGTCAAATTCGATGCCCCTTCCCATTTATTTAGGGACTGCCGCGCTCCTGTGGAGCAGGGTATTTTCGCCGCTTTCCCCTGTTTTCTCTTCCGCAGTCTCTCCTGCACCTATGATTAAATGTTCTCAATATGTAGAACATTATTTCTTTTTTGCATTTGACTCAGTTTTTGATTCTGCCTATACTGTGGATAGAGGCAAAGGCAGAGCCCTCTGTCTCCTGCACTTAGCCGGCGGACCCTTACTAATGTCTGCACATATACCCCAATATTTGCGGTACTTCTAATTGTTTTCACTGCTTTCGTTCTTCTCAAGATTTTTTTCATTTGATCGTAGTATGAAAATA harbors:
- a CDS encoding EamA family transporter yields the protein MANLSSHGVLLVAAGSILWGSSGIAGQYILQGQGISPEWLTFFRLFVAGSLLLLISHLMGKGIVSV